The Gemmatimonadaceae bacterium genome includes a region encoding these proteins:
- a CDS encoding NUDIX hydrolase, whose amino-acid sequence MATLRHTRYQAGVIRDGCVLLVQCSFRDGSKWWMLPGGGREEDEDETTCVAREVLEECGVVVHVDRLLSDVAADPPDGTYVRWRTYRCTVVSGEPRAGGGEGPNAELIAIRWLPLDIAQWSDDITADRFLYPQLIALRVALLPND is encoded by the coding sequence GTGGCAACCCTTCGACATACTCGCTACCAGGCTGGCGTCATCCGTGACGGATGCGTCCTGTTGGTGCAGTGCTCGTTTCGGGACGGAAGCAAATGGTGGATGCTCCCGGGCGGTGGTCGCGAGGAAGACGAAGATGAGACAACGTGCGTCGCCCGCGAGGTACTCGAGGAGTGCGGCGTCGTGGTTCACGTTGATCGCTTACTCTCTGATGTTGCGGCCGATCCGCCTGATGGTACATACGTTCGGTGGCGTACCTATCGGTGCACCGTAGTCAGCGGCGAACCGAGAGCGGGCGGTGGCGAGGGACCGAACGCCGAGCTGATCGCGATACGCTGGCTGCCGTTGGACATCGCACAATGGTCGGATGACATCACGGCTGACCGATTTCTTTATCCGCAGCTGATCGCGCTGCGGGTCGCGCTCTTGCCTAACGATTAG